A part of Rhinatrema bivittatum chromosome 16, aRhiBiv1.1, whole genome shotgun sequence genomic DNA contains:
- the LOC115078718 gene encoding olfactory receptor 6F1-like, whose translation MERGNHTFVTEFILVAFTVIPQLQTVLFTIFLAIYIFTIITNAIIIRTVRAEKHLHKPMYFFISNFSFLEVCYTSTFIPKMMAGLVTGNKSISVQECLIQFYFMSEFGLTVNFLLAVMSYDRYLAICRPLHYTTIMTSRVSGYLALFAWTAGIFSPVMPTVWISTLYFCGPQDIDHFFCDFAPLLKLSCTDTSLVEIIYFIFAWTIILSCFFFTLVSYVHIISTVLRIKSPFGRQKTFSTCTSHLAVVSIYYGTVIFIYIRPTARTTFHSDKVVSVFYSMVTPVFNPIVYSLRNQEVKKALVKILYRHQRFG comes from the coding sequence ATGGAGAGAGGAAACCACACCTTTGTGACTGAATTCATTCTGGTAGCATTCACTGTCATACCCCAGCTACAGACTGTCCTTTTCACCATCTTTCTGGCCATCTACATCTTCACCATCATAACCAATGCCATCATCATTCGCACGGTGAGGGCAGAGAAACACCTCCACAAGCCCATGTATTTCTTCATCTCCAACTTCTCATTCTTGGAAGTATGTTACACCTCTACCTTCATCCCCAAAATGATGGCCGGTCTGGTGACGGGGAACAAAAGCATCTCAGTTCAGGAATGCTTAATTCAATTCTATTTCATGTCTGAATTTGGACTGACAGTGAATTTCTTGTTGGCCGTTATGTCTTACGATCGCTACCTAGCCATCTGTCGCCCCTTGCATTACACAACTATTATGACCAGCAGGGTCAGTGGCTATCTGGCGCTCTTTGCTTGGACTGCAGGAATTTTTTCTCCAGTGATGCCAACTGTCTGGATCTCTACCTTATACTTCTGTGGTCCCCAGGACATTGACCATTTCTTTTGTGACTTTGCCCCTCTGTTAAAACTTTCCTGTACTGACACCTCCCTGGTGGAGATCATTTATTTCATATTTGCCTGGACTATAATACTTTCTTGCTTCTTCTTCACCTTGGTATCTTACGTTCACATCATCTCCACTGTCTTACGCATCAAGTCCCCATTTGGGCGACAAAAGACTTTTTCCACCTGCACCTCCCACCTCGCTGTGGTGAGCATCTACTACGGGACAGTGATTTTTATATACATCCGACCCACGGCAAGGACAACATTTCATTCGGACAAAGTGGTGTCTGTCTTCTATTCAATGGTGACTCCTGTATTCAACCCCATCGTCTACAGCCTGAGGAACCAAGAGGTGAAGAAAGCTCTGGTGAAGATTTTATACCGGCATCAAAGGTTTGGTTAA
- the LOC115078563 gene encoding olfactory receptor 10A4-like codes for MAFGNQTFLAKFTFLGFSDLSLSLQLLLFVVFLKVYAAALLGNVLIIALTTVCPALQTPMYFFLRNLSFLEICYTSVTIPKMLVDLLVDGRGISLWGCVTQLYFFIFLGTTECYFLAVMAFDRYVAVCNPLHYTAIMNGKLCVRLSAAACVGAMVLALGQACLVSSLKYCGSTRINHFFCEVPVLVRLACGDKHVAETGVSVHSIFVGIIPFLLIITSYVPILSAILGIHSTEGRHKAFSTCASHLVSVVLFYSTGIFAYVLPKIKFVSGGERLLALMYAVVIPMLNPLIYSLRNKEVKGALRRKVSRKLFSEQR; via the coding sequence ATGGCCTTCGGAAACCAGACGTTTCTGGCCAAATTCACCTTCCTTGGATTTTCTGACCTCTCCCTGTCCCTGCAGCTTTTGCTTTTTGTGGTCTTCTTGAAGGTCTACGCCGCGGCTTTGCTGGGGAACGTCCTTATCATCGCTCTCACCACAGTGTGCCCCGCCCTCCAAActcccatgtacttcttcctccgAAACCTCTCCTTCCTGGAGATCTGCTACACTTCTGTCACCATCCCCAAGATGCTGGTGGACCTCCTGGTGGACGGCAGGGGCATCTCGCTCTGGGGCTGCGTCACTCAGCTCTACTTCTTCATATTCTTGGGTACCACGGAGTGCTACTTTTTGGCAGTGATGGCATTTGATCGGTATGTGGCTGTCTGCAACCCCTTACACTACACCGCCATCATGAATGGAAAACTCTGCGTCCGGCTGTCGGCAGCTGCATGCGTTGGAGCCATGGTGCTGGCCCTGGGACAGGCCTGCCTAGTGTCCAGCTTAAAGTATTGCGGCTCTACAAGAATTAACCACTTCTTCTGTGAAGTGCCAGTGCTGGTGAGGCTGGCTTGTGGGGACAAGCATGTGGCTGAAACAGGAGTTTCTGTACACAGCATATTTGTGGGAATCATCCCGTTCCTCCTGATAATCACCTCCTATGTTCCCATCCTTTCTGCCATCCTGGGAATCCACAGTACAGAGGGGAGGCACAAGGCCTTCTCTACCTGTGCCTCCCACTTAGTCTCTGTTGTCCTGTTCTACAGCACCGGTATTTTTGCCTATGTTCTTCccaagataaagtttgtgtctgGTGGAGAAAGGCTCCTGGCCCTGATGTATGCTGTGGTGATTCCCATGTTAAATCCCCTGATCTACAGCCTGCGGAATAAAGAAGTAAAAGGGGCCCTGAGAAGAAAAGTTAGCAGGAAATTATTTAGTGAGCAAAGATGA
- the LOC115078562 gene encoding olfactory receptor 10A4-like, producing MGQTAGGNQTAFAEFILLGFSDLSLQLQCFLFSLFLIIYIITLWGNAMLITVVTLNSALHTPMYYFLRNLSFLEVCYISTTLPNMLANILMEDKSISFQGCAIQMYFFLFLGTTECFFLAVMAYDRYLAICDPLHYTTIMSQTKCIHLVAGSWLGGIVLSMGQTGFIFSLSYCGANEIDHFFCDIPPVLKLACADTFLNEITIFLVSVLILLLPFLLILFSYVQIVSSILRIRSAEGRQKAFSTCASHLISVSLFYGTGMFTYLRPKSSHSSNSDKVLALSYSVVTPMLNPFIYSLRNKDVKGALRQSIGRKLLTRM from the coding sequence ATGGGGCAAACGGCAGGAGGAAACCAGACGGCTTTCGCTGAGTTCATCCTGTTGGGCTTCTCGGACCTGTCTCTGCAGCTGCAGTGTTTCCTGTTCTCACTCTTCCTAATTATTTATATAATCACCCTCTGGGGCAACGCAATGCTCATCACCGTGGTGACTCTGAACTCTGCCCTCCACACCCCCATGTACTACTTCCTCCGTAACCTGTCCTTTTTAGAAGTCTGCTACATCTCCACCACTCTCCCCAACATGCTGGCCAACATCTTGATGGAAGACAAAAGCATTTCCTTCCAGGGCtgtgcaatccagatgtattttttcctttttctgggcACAACTGAGTGTTTCTTCCTAGCAGTAATGGCCTACGATAGATACCTGGCCATCTGTGACCCCCTGCATTACACCACCATCATgagccagacaaaatgtattcacTTAGTGGCCGGTTCATGGCTGGGTGGGATTGTGCTGTCCATGGGTCAGACAGGTTTTATATTTAGCTTATCGTATTGCGGAGCTAATGAAATTGACCACTTCTTCTGCGACATCCCTCCTGTTTTGAAACTGGCGTGCGCTGACACGTTCCTGAATGAAATCACCATATTTCTGGTCAGCGTTTTAATTCTGCTCCTGCCCTTTCTGCTCATCCTGTTCTCCTACGTTCAGATTGTCTCCTCTATCCTGAGGATCCGATCTGCAGAAGGGAGGCAGAAGGCCTTTTCTACTTGTGCCTCCCACTTGATCTCCGTCTCCTTGTTCTACGGCACGGGGATGTTCACCTATCTGCGGCCCAAATCTAGTCACTCCTCAAACAGCGACAAAGTGCTGGCTCTTTCGTACAGCGTTGTGACCCCCATGTTGAATCCCTTTATCTACAGTTTGAGAAACAAGGATGTAAAAGGGGCCCTACGACAATCAATAGGTAGGAAGTTATTGACTAGAATGTAA